One genomic window of Polyangium aurulentum includes the following:
- the carA gene encoding glutamine-hydrolyzing carbamoyl-phosphate synthase small subunit, giving the protein MSGERAYLCLADGTTFEGSAFGATGVSIGEVVFTTGMTGYQEVLTDPSYCGQIVTMTAPQIGNTGINGEDDESVTSAPHVAGFVVRDLSPMASSWRASETLDAYLARHGVVGISGVDTRALTRHIRDRGAQNGAIGTGSPEELVRRAREAPSMEGLDLVERVTPREPYAWSERSGALGTQLAAEVAAERHVVVMDLGIKRNILRSLADVGCRVTVVPARTSAAEILDLAPDGIFVSNGPGDPAAVSYAIETVRALVGKKPLFGICLGHQILALAVGARTYKLKFGHRGINQPVKDLDTGRVEITTQNHGFAVDLDSLAGKARTTHVHLNDGTSEGLELPELDAFSVQYHPEAAAGPHDALYLFERFVKRIDVARAARS; this is encoded by the coding sequence TTGAGCGGCGAACGCGCCTACCTTTGCCTCGCGGACGGCACCACCTTCGAAGGCTCGGCCTTCGGCGCCACGGGTGTGTCCATCGGCGAGGTCGTGTTCACGACCGGCATGACCGGCTATCAAGAGGTCCTCACCGACCCCTCGTACTGCGGCCAGATCGTCACCATGACCGCGCCGCAGATCGGCAACACGGGGATCAACGGCGAGGACGACGAGAGCGTCACGAGCGCCCCGCACGTCGCCGGATTCGTCGTGCGCGATCTGTCGCCGATGGCCTCGAGCTGGCGCGCGAGCGAGACGCTCGACGCCTACCTCGCGCGGCACGGCGTGGTCGGCATCAGCGGCGTCGACACGCGCGCGCTGACCCGGCACATCCGCGATCGCGGCGCGCAGAACGGCGCGATCGGCACGGGCTCCCCCGAGGAGCTCGTGCGCCGCGCGCGTGAAGCGCCCTCGATGGAGGGCCTCGATCTCGTCGAGCGCGTGACGCCGCGCGAGCCCTACGCCTGGTCGGAGCGCTCGGGGGCGCTCGGCACGCAGCTCGCGGCCGAGGTCGCGGCCGAGCGGCACGTGGTGGTGATGGACCTCGGGATCAAGCGCAACATCCTGCGCTCGCTCGCCGACGTCGGCTGCCGCGTCACGGTGGTCCCCGCGCGCACGAGCGCGGCCGAGATCCTCGACCTCGCGCCCGACGGCATCTTCGTCTCCAACGGCCCCGGCGATCCGGCGGCCGTCTCCTACGCGATCGAGACCGTGCGCGCGCTGGTCGGGAAAAAGCCGCTCTTCGGCATCTGCCTCGGCCACCAGATCCTCGCGCTCGCGGTCGGGGCGCGCACGTACAAGCTCAAGTTCGGCCACCGCGGCATCAACCAGCCCGTGAAGGACCTCGACACCGGGCGCGTGGAGATCACCACGCAGAACCACGGCTTCGCGGTCGACCTCGACTCGCTCGCCGGCAAGGCGCGCACGACGCACGTGCACCTGAACGACGGCACCAGCGAGGGCCTCGAGCTGCCGGAGCTCGACGCGTTCTCCGTCCAGTATCACCCCGAAGCGGCCGCCGGCCCGCACGACGCGCTCTACTTGTTCGAGCGCTTCGTCAAGCGGATCGACGTGGCTCGCGCAGCGCGCTCTTGA
- the rimO gene encoding 30S ribosomal protein S12 methylthiotransferase RimO, whose amino-acid sequence MSSGKKVHFVSLGCPKNRVDSEVMLGVARRAGYDHTADAEDAEVIVINTCGFIGEAKKESIDAIFEMARLKEEGHCKKLVVAGCLSQRHPEELSREIPEVDHFLGSSDMLKLESVLQGKAERMLVGNPAEWVVRASDPRTISTPGGSAYVKIAEGCNRSCSFCVIPDLRGKQRSRPVADVVAEVERLVAAGVKEINLVSQDTIAYGRDLSGEDKAALADLVQRVADVPGVHWTRIFYLYPETMNDALIELLAHHPRVVPYIDMPLQHAADGMLRRMRRGHGGARLRRLVTRLKENVPDLTFRTAFIVGHPGETDEEFKELTDFVTWAEFDRVGVFRYSDEETSASAEMEGKVPARVAQSRYRKLMGLQKKIAHKKNAALIGRELEVLVEGTSDEHEYVLMGRHRGQAPDIDGQVYLSGGEARAGQIRRVRITQAADYDLVGELFEDDAAAEPTPAPKKRVSLKILQTDGRTLST is encoded by the coding sequence ATGTCGTCGGGTAAGAAAGTTCATTTCGTCAGTCTCGGCTGCCCCAAGAACCGCGTGGACTCGGAGGTCATGCTCGGCGTCGCGCGGCGCGCGGGCTACGACCACACGGCCGACGCCGAGGACGCCGAGGTGATCGTCATCAACACCTGCGGCTTCATCGGCGAGGCGAAGAAGGAGAGCATCGACGCGATCTTCGAGATGGCGCGCCTCAAGGAAGAGGGTCACTGCAAGAAGCTCGTCGTCGCCGGCTGCCTGTCGCAGCGCCACCCCGAGGAGCTGTCGCGCGAGATCCCCGAGGTCGACCACTTCCTCGGCTCGAGCGACATGCTCAAGCTCGAGAGCGTCCTGCAAGGCAAGGCCGAGCGCATGCTCGTCGGCAACCCCGCCGAGTGGGTCGTGCGCGCCTCGGATCCGCGCACCATCTCGACCCCGGGCGGCAGCGCCTACGTGAAGATCGCCGAGGGCTGCAACCGCTCCTGCTCGTTCTGCGTCATCCCCGACCTGCGCGGCAAGCAGCGCTCGCGCCCCGTGGCCGACGTGGTCGCCGAGGTCGAGCGGCTCGTCGCCGCGGGCGTGAAGGAGATCAACCTCGTCTCGCAAGACACCATCGCCTACGGCCGCGATCTGTCGGGCGAGGACAAGGCCGCGCTCGCCGATCTCGTGCAGCGCGTGGCCGACGTGCCCGGCGTGCACTGGACGCGGATCTTCTACCTCTACCCCGAGACCATGAACGACGCGCTCATCGAGCTGCTCGCGCACCACCCGCGCGTCGTTCCGTACATCGACATGCCGCTCCAGCACGCGGCGGACGGCATGCTGCGGCGCATGCGCCGCGGACACGGAGGCGCGCGCCTGCGGCGCCTCGTCACGCGCCTGAAGGAGAACGTCCCCGATCTGACCTTCCGCACGGCCTTCATCGTCGGTCACCCCGGCGAGACCGACGAGGAGTTCAAGGAGCTGACCGACTTCGTCACCTGGGCCGAGTTCGATCGGGTGGGCGTCTTCCGCTACTCGGACGAGGAGACCTCGGCGAGCGCCGAGATGGAGGGCAAGGTGCCCGCGCGCGTGGCCCAGAGCCGCTACCGCAAGCTCATGGGCCTTCAGAAGAAGATCGCGCACAAGAAGAACGCCGCGCTCATCGGCCGCGAGCTCGAGGTCCTCGTCGAGGGCACGAGCGACGAGCACGAGTACGTGCTCATGGGCCGCCACCGCGGCCAGGCCCCGGACATCGACGGCCAGGTCTACCTGTCCGGCGGCGAGGCCCGCGCGGGGCAGATCCGCCGCGTCCGGATCACGCAGGCGGCCGATTACGACCTCGTCGGAGAGCTGTTCGAGGACGACGCCGCGGCCGAGCCCACGCCGGCCCCGAAGAAGCGCGTCTCGCTCAAGATCCTGCAAACCGACGGGCGCACCTTGTCAACCTAG